One window of Trichoderma breve strain T069 chromosome 3, whole genome shotgun sequence genomic DNA carries:
- a CDS encoding major facilitator superfamily domain-containing protein: MASTEEKHPIPATPPESNGISELPQPPLAYKAPFERITEPTRPLDIVYRSPSHVSGPDVLGPSSIRPPTPPSNSGPHEEAGDEIYDRVSPHRKHVIVTILSFCAFLAPLSSTSVLAAVPQVAETYHTTGSIINVSNAAYMALMGISPVVWGPMSQVFGRRPMTQLTTVLFFLLSIATALAPNLASFFIFRALSAFEGTAFILLGAACIGDIYRPTERATALGWFMSGTLIGPAVGPCIGGILVTYTSWRSIFWLQTALAGTGALGVFFLVPETIHRKAIDDLQDRSKKEKVIAILHMTNPIRVMRLFRYWNQVLVAFASSALVWNMYSLLTPIPYVLNPRFHLESPLVSGLFYLAPGSGYLLGTFFGGRWADRTVKLWIKKRNGVRIPEDRLRSAVPFMAILMPSCILVYGWAVDRAVGGIPVPVIMLFLQGVGQLFCFPSLNTYCLDVMPGRGAEVTAANYFVRYLAGCVATAVVLPAVEGIGVGWFETISTGLVILSTIGVLATIRWGKEWRENIDAKKKGPVNDESDEVTDVDDSQQQEEKVIDGEKPKETV, translated from the exons ATGGCGTCCACCGAAGAGAAACATCCTATACCGGCAACCCCTCCCGAGAGCAACGGCATCTCCGAGCTGCCACAGCCGCCATTGGCTTACAAGGCACCCTTCGAGAGGATAACCGAACCTACAAGGCCATTGGACATCGTTTATCGATCACCATCTCATGTGTCTGGTCCAGACGTATTAGGGCCATCTTCAATACGGCCGCCGACACCGCCGTCTAATTCTGGACCACacgaagaagcaggagatgAAATATACGACCGCGTGTCGCCACACCGCAAGCATGTCATTGTGACCATCCTTTCGTTTTGCGCTTTTCTGGCGCCGCTGTCAAGCACGAGCGTCCTGGCTGCTGTCCCCCAGGTGGCAGAGACATATCACACAACTGGgtccatcatcaacgtgaGCAATGCCGCGTATATGGCGCTGATGGGTATATCACCGGTGGTATGGGGGCCCATGAGCCAGGTGTTTGGCAGGAGACCA ATGACACAATTAACCACGGTGTTGTTTTTCTTGCTGAGCATAGCTACTGCTCTTGCTCCGAATCTGGCgtccttcttcatcttcagagcCCTCTCTGCTTTTGAAGGAACAGCCTTTATTTTGCTGGGAGCAGCCTGCATTGG CGACATATATCGTCCTACGGAGCGAGCAACAGCTCTTGGGTGGTTCATGTCTGGAACACTAATCGGCCCTGCCGTTGGCCCCTGTATAGGCGGCATCCTGGTGACTTACACGTCATGGAGGTCCATATTCTGGCTTCAGACGGCATTGGCTGGCACTGGTGCTCTGGGCGTCTTTTTCCTTGTGCCAGAAACCATCCATCGCAAAGCAATTGACGACTTGCAAGACCGTTctaagaaagaaaaggtcaTAGCCATACTTCACATGACGAACCCAATTCGAGTGATGCGCCTGTTCAGATACTGGAACCAGGTGTTGGTGGCATTTGCCAGCTCAGCACTCGTGTGGAACATGTACAGCTTGCTCACGCCGATTCCGTACGTATTGAACCCGCGTTTTCACTTGGAATCGCCGTTGGTGTCGGGACTCTTCTATCTAGCCCCTGGCAGCGGCTACCTCTTGGGGACATTCTTCGGGGGAAGATGGGCAGACAGAACGGTAAAGCTATGGATCAAGAAACGCAACGGCGTACGTATCCCAGAAGATCGTCTACGGTCCGCAGTTCCGTTCATGGCAATTCTCATGCCAAGCTGTATCCTAGTATACGGATGGGCGGTTGACAGGGCTGTGGGTGGCATTCCAGTTCCGGTTATCATGCTCTTCCTGCAAGGCGTCGGCCAGctcttttgtttcccttCTCTCAATACGTACTGCTTGGATGTGATGCCCGGACGCGGTGCAGAGGTGACGGCAGCAAATTACTTTGTTAGGTACCTGGCAGGATGCGTGGCGACAGCCGTAGTCCTTCCAGCCGTGGAGGGCATTGGTGTTGGCTGGTTTGAGACCATATCCACTGGTTTGGTGATTCTCTCGACTATCGGAGTCTTGGCCACCATTCGATGGGGCAAAGAATGGAGAGAAAACATCGATGCTAAAAAGAAAGGCCCAGTCAATGATGAGTCCGACGAAGTGACAGACGTGGACGACAGTCAAcaacaagaggagaaggtCATCGATGGTGAGAAGCCAAAAGAGACTGTTTGA